A single region of the Variovorax paradoxus genome encodes:
- a CDS encoding TIGR02270 family protein — MDAETLPSIVAEHADEASFLWLQRASAVHAPNYSPQQFADLDERLAAHVDGLRVAGEEGWKHALALTDNEGPEDFFVAAVLAIEAVDSRFDDLVERAKDLPEVVPGLISAIGWTEPDRLGGRVKTLLEDASPLRQKLGVAACALHRRDPGALLGQLLVDAPDSVRIRALRAAGELGRADLLRQVQSLLGEAKPELRFWAAWAAVLLGDQAQALDALAAFALKSGPRQPRAFQLALQAVDVVPGHALLLDSGALPEVQRLRILGSGFIGDARYVPWLIEQMAQPATARIAAEAFVTITGVDFNLEQMETMPPDGFEDGPTDDPDDENVELPEDIALPWPDIDKVRAWWGKNGARFAPGVRLFMGRPVSVEGCTNVLREGFQRQRVAAALHLCLLEPRAPLFATSAPAWRQRRWLESAA; from the coding sequence GTGGACGCCGAAACGCTGCCTTCCATCGTCGCCGAGCACGCAGACGAAGCCTCCTTCCTCTGGCTCCAGCGCGCGAGCGCGGTCCACGCGCCCAACTACTCGCCCCAGCAGTTCGCCGACCTCGACGAACGCCTTGCCGCCCACGTCGACGGCCTGCGGGTCGCCGGCGAGGAGGGCTGGAAGCATGCACTCGCGCTCACTGACAACGAAGGCCCGGAAGACTTCTTCGTCGCCGCAGTGCTCGCCATCGAAGCAGTCGACAGCCGCTTCGACGACCTGGTCGAGCGCGCCAAGGATCTGCCCGAAGTGGTGCCCGGCTTGATCTCTGCCATCGGCTGGACGGAGCCGGACCGTCTCGGCGGACGCGTGAAGACTCTGCTCGAAGACGCCTCGCCGCTGCGGCAAAAGCTCGGCGTTGCGGCCTGTGCATTGCATCGGCGCGATCCCGGGGCATTGCTCGGGCAACTGCTCGTGGATGCGCCCGACAGCGTGCGCATCCGCGCGTTGCGGGCAGCCGGCGAGCTGGGCCGTGCCGACCTGTTGCGGCAGGTGCAGTCGCTGCTCGGCGAAGCCAAGCCAGAGCTGCGCTTCTGGGCCGCTTGGGCGGCAGTGCTGCTGGGCGATCAGGCGCAGGCGCTCGATGCGCTCGCGGCCTTTGCGCTGAAGAGCGGGCCACGCCAGCCGCGCGCCTTCCAGCTGGCGCTGCAGGCCGTGGATGTGGTGCCGGGTCACGCGCTGCTGCTGGACAGCGGCGCATTGCCCGAGGTGCAGCGCTTGCGCATCCTGGGCTCGGGCTTCATCGGCGACGCACGCTACGTGCCATGGCTCATCGAGCAGATGGCGCAGCCGGCCACGGCGCGCATTGCGGCCGAAGCGTTCGTCACCATCACCGGCGTGGATTTCAACCTGGAGCAGATGGAAACCATGCCGCCCGATGGTTTTGAAGACGGCCCGACCGACGACCCCGACGACGAGAACGTCGAGCTCCCCGAGGACATTGCCTTGCCATGGCCGGACATCGACAAGGTGCGCGCATGGTGGGGGAAGAACGGGGCGCGCTTCGCACCCGGGGTGCGGCTCTTCATGGGACGACCGGTTTCCGTTGAAGGTTGCACGAACGTGCTGCGCGAAGGCTTCCAGCGCCAGCGCGTGGCGGCCGCGCTGCACCTGTGCCTGCTGGAGCCGCGCGCGCCGTTGTTCGCCACCAGCGCGCCCGCCTGGCGGCAGCGGCGCTGGCTCGAAAGCGCGGCGTGA
- the tagH gene encoding type VI secretion system-associated FHA domain protein TagH gives MIHIAVITRQGAPAGQAIAADFGPNGGTIGRADTNTLVLDDPDRTVSRVHAQVLCRDGQYFVIDRGSNPMQCNGVPLGSGKEAPLTDGTQLVVGSFELRVRAMAGAAAPSLAVPNTVMKAPVPASAAAASSDDPFADLLAGLAPPAPAAAAKVSPPAAAEPTDSLLFADPMQSGSRNAQAAQIDPFANLLGTAPSSPAPAGGLGALDDFSDLGAPPASGKAAGIDELFGGMGGGGGIGGDPLSLSPLADPLLQPNTASDADPLAALQRAAPATPVPRADHLPIDQFGFTPPKAIDAPRPQLPQFDDVTGQPIRISGPEVSSLGGPNDAPELLAAPPPPPAPRSPSTQPLPTPAPVARAAPAMQRTASDDELLAAFLRGLGSTHQAPEMLTPGLMERIGTILRGATEGTLQLLLTRQEFKREVRAEVTMIASQANNPLKFSPTVDVALAHLLGPGVRGFMPPEAAMRDAFNDLRAHQFGVMVGMRAALAHVIARFEPDELEKKISARSALDALFSANRKAKLWDQFVALYGGIASEAEDDFHSLFGKAFLEAYEEQMARLKSDA, from the coding sequence ATGATTCATATCGCTGTCATCACCCGGCAAGGCGCCCCGGCGGGGCAGGCCATTGCCGCCGATTTCGGCCCCAACGGGGGCACCATCGGACGTGCGGACACCAACACGCTGGTGCTCGACGACCCGGACCGCACGGTGTCGCGCGTGCATGCGCAGGTGCTGTGCCGCGACGGCCAGTATTTCGTGATCGACCGGGGCAGCAATCCGATGCAGTGCAACGGGGTGCCGCTGGGCTCCGGCAAGGAAGCACCGCTTACCGACGGCACGCAGCTCGTGGTGGGCAGCTTCGAGCTTCGTGTGCGCGCGATGGCCGGCGCGGCTGCTCCTTCGCTTGCCGTGCCCAACACGGTAATGAAAGCGCCCGTGCCCGCATCGGCGGCGGCGGCATCGAGCGACGATCCTTTTGCCGACCTGCTGGCGGGCCTTGCACCGCCGGCACCGGCGGCCGCGGCCAAGGTATCGCCGCCCGCGGCTGCGGAGCCGACCGATTCATTGTTGTTTGCCGACCCGATGCAGAGCGGATCGCGCAATGCACAGGCTGCGCAGATCGACCCGTTCGCCAATCTGCTGGGAACCGCACCTTCTTCACCGGCGCCTGCAGGCGGCCTTGGCGCGCTCGACGATTTTTCCGACCTGGGCGCCCCGCCCGCGAGCGGCAAGGCCGCGGGCATCGACGAGCTGTTCGGCGGCATGGGCGGTGGGGGAGGCATCGGCGGCGATCCGCTCTCGCTTTCTCCGCTGGCGGATCCGCTGCTGCAGCCCAACACGGCGTCCGATGCCGATCCGCTGGCGGCGCTGCAGCGCGCGGCGCCGGCCACGCCGGTGCCGCGCGCCGACCATTTGCCCATCGACCAGTTCGGCTTCACCCCGCCGAAGGCGATCGACGCGCCACGGCCGCAGCTGCCGCAGTTCGACGACGTCACGGGCCAGCCGATCCGCATCAGCGGGCCGGAGGTTTCTTCTCTCGGCGGACCGAACGATGCGCCCGAGCTGCTGGCAGCGCCCCCGCCACCTCCTGCGCCTCGGTCGCCATCGACACAGCCGCTGCCCACGCCGGCGCCGGTCGCCAGGGCGGCACCCGCAATGCAGCGCACCGCTTCCGACGACGAACTGCTCGCGGCCTTTCTGCGGGGGCTCGGCAGCACGCACCAGGCGCCGGAGATGCTCACGCCGGGCCTCATGGAGCGCATCGGCACGATTCTTCGCGGCGCCACCGAGGGCACGCTGCAGCTGCTGCTCACGCGCCAGGAGTTCAAGCGCGAGGTGCGTGCCGAGGTCACGATGATTGCGTCGCAGGCCAACAACCCGCTCAAGTTTTCGCCCACCGTCGATGTCGCGCTGGCCCACCTGCTCGGCCCCGGCGTGCGCGGCTTCATGCCGCCGGAGGCTGCCATGCGCGATGCCTTCAACGACCTGCGCGCGCACCAGTTCGGTGTGATGGTGGGCATGCGCGCGGCGCTGGCGCATGTCATTGCGCGCTTCGAGCCCGACGAGCTCGAGAAGAAGATCAGCGCGAGGTCGGCGCTCGACGCGCTCTTCAGCGCCAACCGCAAGGCCAAGCTCTGGGACCAGTTCGTGGCGCTGTATGGCGGCATCGCGAGCGAAGCCGAGGACGATTTCCACAGCC